From the genome of Romeriopsis navalis LEGE 11480:
GCTGTGACATGTTGTCGGTCATCTTAGCCAGTGGTCGGAGCTCGCGCCTGATCCAAGAACTCCTGGAAACCCAAGGTCTGGTCTATGACCTTGATGCCAACTTCTCGCTACAACGTGATGCGGGGCTATTCAGCATCACCGCTTGGCTCCCCGAAACAAAACTGGCAACGGTTGAATCAATTTTGCACGATCACCTAGGCACGATCGCCGAAACACCCGTGAGTGAAGTTGAACTAGCCCGCGCCCAACGCTTTCTCAGCAATGAAGCCGCGTTCTCTACTGAACTCCCAGAACCCATGGCAGGCATCTATGGCTATTACGACATGGTCGGGGATCTCAGCGCCGCCTGGAAATATCCGGATCGGATTAATGCGATCAGTGCCGCCGCAATCCAGCAAGTTGCCCAAACTTATCTCGGCTTCGACCAGTCACTGACCACAATGGTCCATACATCCGACTAAATCCACTACAGGCAGTCATACCGCTCCACATCGATTACATAAGCGCTCATTACGCCAACACCACCAGCCAAATCGGAATCATGACCAATAGGCCAAACGTACTTAGGGCGATCGTACTGGCCGCCAAATCGCGGTCTAGCTCATACTCTTCGGCCAAAATCAAGCCGGCAAACGCACAGGGCATACCTGACATCATCACTAGGGCCAAACGCGGCTCCCCCGTGAAGCCGAGAAAAGTCGTTCCCACAGCAACAAACACCGGCAATAGCAACAACTTCAGCAGCACTGGCGGCACCGCCCGCTGAATACTTTTCCAACCTTGCATTTGGCCCAACCGCATCCCCATCAATAAAAATGATGCCGGAATCACCCAGTAGTACCACCCCTGAGCCAGCACATCCGCCCAAGCGGGCGTTGGCCAAGCGCGCGTAAAGTACCCCAGACAAAATGCCCAGAGTGACGGGACCAAAATCACATTGCGCACCAGTGCCCACCAACGGGACTGCGGCGTCGTGCCCCCAAAATGACTCGCGACCATTACCCCCAACGTATAGGTGCCAATCAAATTCTGCGTCAGACTGAAAAAGACCGCCCAGCGCATATTCTCCGCACTAAT
Proteins encoded in this window:
- a CDS encoding AEC family transporter produces the protein MVETLFQAYSPLLFWVGMGLLVLRILPDKLPRILARSLYWVGVPWQIFALARYTDLSGGVGLVPVITVSTLSFGILLAWLTSSLLNRVALVSPVEATGVMVTESVLPKVDGASAVEIAVSESASGLSDAATNPTRWQKLRQIWPNYNRNQQGSFILAGMLGNTGFVGLGLLPDLISAENMRWAVFFSLTQNLIGTYTLGVMVASHFGGTTPQSRWWALVRNVILVPSLWAFCLGYFTRAWPTPAWADVLAQGWYYWVIPASFLLMGMRLGQMQGWKSIQRAVPPVLLKLLLLPVFVAVGTTFLGFTGEPRLALVMMSGMPCAFAGLILAEEYELDRDLAASTIALSTFGLLVMIPIWLVVLA